From Micromonospora echinospora, one genomic window encodes:
- a CDS encoding efflux RND transporter permease subunit yields the protein MSLLARLSLANRGLVALIAVVTTAFGLFAVPSLKQQLLPSLEFPAAFVVATYPGAGPEVVESQVTEPIETSLQGIPGVEEITSTSREGAATVVVQYEFGSDVDDMVNKMQTAVNRIQGQLPADVEPQVLAGSTDDLPAVVIAASGGDDPRALADKLESAVLPELKAVEGVRTVDLTGTRDDLLVITPDPAKLAAARLQPTAIGTALQTNGVTLPAGAVVEGGRSLTVQVGKPLATLDDLRGIVLAPGAAPVRLGDVAAVTEQLAPPTSVTRTNGQDSLGIMVTATPDGNAVEISHEIRDRLADLAEASGAELTIVFDQAPFVEKSIESLTTEGLLGLVMAVIVILVFLVSVRSTLVTSVSIPLSVLVALLALWSGDYSLNLLTLGALTIAVGRVVDDSIVVLENIKRHLEYGEPKRQAILTAVREVSGAVTASTLTTVAVFAPIALVGGFVGQLFAPFAITVTVALLASLLVSLTVIPVLAYWFLKPAGDSVDVEAVRREAEEKELRNPLQRAYLPVIGFATRRRWATVAIGLVVLLGTFGLATRLETNFIDDSGQDTLNISQKLPVGTGLAGTDEAARKVEAVLERTEGVETYQVTIGGGGLPWEGGGGNSTASYVVALGGDTDTEKLQEDLRREFDALGEGTGEISFGAAQGGASANQLAVVVQASDPEVLARAAEEARKAMAELDGVEDVSSSLAERVPRIDVTVDRVAAARAGLTEAAVGQLVGQAFRGSPVGRVNLDSGQRDVVLRFAAAPPTTVEQLRQLRVGAVTLDAIADVEQVEGPQQVTRIDGERSVTVTGTATGSNLGATTAALQQKLDGIDVPGATLTIGGVSADQAEAFADLGLAVLAAIAIVFLIMVATFRSLVQPLILLVSIPFAATGAIGLLLVTGTPMGVPALIGVLMLVGIVVTNAIVLLDLINQYRDQGMSVREAVVEGGRRRLRPILMTAVATIFALLPMALGLTGEGGFISQPLAIVVIGGLLSSTLLTLVLVPTLYTMVEGRKERKQARRAAGDNTAPAGEEPAEVAAPEPATVAAGPASATASGDDPARPTPSPALVDGTDQFEVLRLPKSRHSPLPPQE from the coding sequence ATGTCGCTGCTCGCCAGATTGAGCCTCGCCAACCGAGGGCTGGTCGCCCTCATCGCGGTGGTGACCACGGCGTTCGGGTTGTTCGCCGTACCGTCGCTCAAGCAGCAACTCCTACCGTCGCTGGAGTTCCCGGCCGCCTTCGTGGTCGCGACCTATCCCGGCGCCGGTCCCGAGGTGGTCGAGTCCCAGGTCACCGAACCGATCGAGACCAGCCTCCAGGGCATCCCGGGGGTCGAGGAGATCACCTCCACCTCCCGTGAGGGTGCCGCCACCGTCGTCGTGCAGTACGAGTTCGGCTCGGACGTGGACGACATGGTCAACAAGATGCAGACCGCGGTGAACCGCATCCAGGGCCAACTGCCCGCAGACGTCGAGCCGCAGGTGCTCGCCGGCAGCACGGACGACCTGCCCGCCGTCGTGATCGCCGCCTCCGGCGGCGACGACCCGCGTGCCCTCGCGGACAAGCTGGAGAGCGCGGTCCTGCCCGAACTTAAGGCGGTCGAGGGGGTCCGTACCGTCGACCTGACCGGCACCCGCGACGACCTGCTGGTGATCACGCCGGACCCGGCCAAGCTGGCCGCCGCGCGGTTGCAGCCCACCGCGATCGGCACCGCGTTGCAGACCAACGGGGTCACCCTGCCGGCCGGCGCGGTGGTCGAGGGTGGACGTTCCCTGACCGTCCAGGTCGGCAAGCCGCTGGCCACCCTCGACGACCTGCGCGGCATCGTGCTGGCCCCGGGCGCGGCCCCGGTCCGCCTCGGCGACGTGGCCGCGGTCACCGAGCAGCTCGCGCCCCCCACCTCGGTCACCCGCACCAACGGGCAGGACAGCCTCGGCATCATGGTCACCGCCACCCCGGACGGCAACGCCGTGGAGATCTCCCACGAGATCCGGGACCGCCTCGCCGACCTGGCGGAGGCCTCCGGGGCGGAGCTGACCATCGTCTTCGACCAGGCGCCCTTCGTCGAGAAGTCGATCGAGTCGCTGACCACCGAAGGCCTGCTCGGCCTGGTCATGGCGGTCATCGTCATCCTGGTCTTCCTGGTCTCGGTACGCTCCACCCTGGTCACCTCGGTCTCCATCCCGCTGTCGGTACTGGTGGCCCTGCTGGCGCTCTGGAGCGGGGACTACTCGCTCAACCTGCTCACCCTCGGCGCGTTGACCATCGCGGTCGGCCGGGTGGTGGACGACTCGATCGTGGTGCTGGAGAACATCAAGCGCCACCTGGAGTACGGCGAGCCGAAACGTCAGGCGATCCTCACCGCGGTGCGCGAGGTGTCCGGCGCGGTGACCGCCTCGACCCTCACCACGGTCGCGGTGTTCGCCCCGATCGCCCTGGTCGGCGGTTTCGTCGGGCAGCTCTTCGCGCCGTTCGCGATCACCGTGACGGTGGCGCTGCTCGCCTCGCTGCTGGTCTCGCTGACCGTCATCCCGGTGCTGGCGTACTGGTTCCTCAAGCCGGCCGGCGACTCGGTGGACGTCGAGGCGGTCCGCCGTGAGGCCGAGGAGAAGGAACTGCGCAACCCGCTCCAGCGGGCGTACCTGCCGGTGATCGGGTTCGCCACCCGTCGGCGGTGGGCCACGGTGGCGATCGGCCTGGTGGTGCTCCTGGGCACCTTCGGGCTGGCCACCCGGCTGGAGACCAACTTCATCGACGACTCCGGCCAGGACACCCTGAACATCAGCCAGAAGCTGCCGGTGGGCACCGGGCTGGCCGGCACCGACGAGGCGGCCCGCAAGGTCGAGGCGGTGCTGGAACGGACCGAGGGCGTCGAGACGTACCAGGTCACCATCGGCGGTGGCGGCCTGCCCTGGGAGGGCGGCGGCGGCAACAGCACCGCCAGCTACGTCGTCGCGCTCGGCGGGGACACCGACACCGAGAAGCTCCAGGAGGACCTGCGCCGGGAGTTCGACGCGCTCGGCGAGGGCACCGGCGAGATCAGCTTCGGCGCCGCCCAGGGCGGCGCCTCGGCCAACCAGCTCGCGGTGGTCGTCCAGGCCAGTGACCCGGAGGTGCTCGCCCGCGCCGCCGAGGAGGCCCGGAAGGCCATGGCCGAGCTGGACGGCGTCGAGGACGTCTCGTCCAGCCTGGCCGAGCGGGTGCCCCGGATCGACGTCACCGTCGACCGGGTCGCCGCGGCCCGGGCCGGCCTGACCGAGGCGGCCGTCGGCCAGCTGGTCGGGCAGGCGTTCCGGGGCAGCCCGGTGGGCCGGGTGAACCTCGACAGCGGACAGCGTGACGTGGTGCTCCGGTTCGCCGCCGCTCCGCCGACCACCGTGGAGCAGCTCCGCCAGCTCCGGGTCGGCGCGGTGACCCTGGACGCCATCGCCGACGTCGAGCAGGTCGAGGGGCCGCAGCAGGTCACCCGGATCGACGGTGAGCGCAGCGTCACGGTCACCGGCACGGCGACCGGCTCCAACCTCGGCGCGACCACCGCGGCGTTGCAGCAGAAGCTGGACGGGATCGACGTGCCGGGGGCGACCCTGACCATCGGCGGGGTCAGCGCCGACCAGGCGGAGGCCTTCGCCGACCTCGGGCTGGCGGTGCTGGCCGCGATCGCGATCGTCTTCCTGATCATGGTGGCGACGTTCCGCAGCCTGGTGCAGCCGCTGATCCTGCTGGTGTCGATCCCGTTCGCGGCGACCGGCGCGATCGGACTGCTGCTGGTCACCGGCACCCCGATGGGCGTGCCGGCACTGATCGGCGTGCTGATGCTGGTCGGCATCGTGGTCACCAACGCGATCGTCCTGCTGGATCTGATCAACCAGTACCGGGACCAGGGGATGAGCGTCCGGGAGGCGGTCGTCGAGGGCGGCCGGCGGCGGCTGCGCCCGATCCTGATGACCGCGGTGGCGACCATCTTCGCCCTGCTGCCGATGGCGCTCGGCCTCACCGGCGAGGGCGGCTTCATCTCCCAGCCGCTGGCCATCGTGGTGATCGGTGGCCTGCTCAGCTCGACCCTGCTCACGCTGGTGCTGGTGCCGACGCTCTACACCATGGTGGAGGGCCGCAAGGAACGGAAGCAGGCCCGGCGGGCGGCCGGCGACAACACCGCCCCGGCCGGCGAGGAGCCGGCGGAGGTCGCCGCGCCCGAGCCGGCCACGGTCGCCGCCGGTCCGGCGTCGGCCACCGCGTCCGGGGACGACCCGGCCCGCCCGACGCCCTCGCCGGCGCTGGTCGACGGCACGGACCAGTTCGAGGTGCTGCGCCTGCCGAAGAGCCGGCACTCGCCGCTGCCCCCGCAGGAGTGA
- a CDS encoding MFS transporter produces the protein MASTLSVLSRNRNFRILFLAELVVFGADWFVMVPLLVLLPELTGSGVWGALVLAVDTGVVALLLPYTGTVADRFDRRRILMAANGAALVGALLLLAVRTSGTAWLAMLAISVIAVAKAFYSPAAQAALPNVLDPDELAAGNAVAGSAWGTMTVVGASLGGLLSAAFGPYVCFWVAAVALALAAGLTALIRRPLQAPRDHAEPAQRTWAAIREALAYIAHRPRVLALVTVKSAVGLGNGVLTVFPLLAGLYGVGAVGTGLLFAVRGAGALVGPFLMRRVLTNRRWLLTGLALSMSAYGLSYVGVSLTGWFPLVLVLVFVAHFAGGSNWVMSNFALQGEVPDRLRGRVFATDMMLATLAISVSQLVVAALIDSIDERIVLAGCGLTTLVYAIGWRIATRRLSLTEQAPAVDPVTSR, from the coding sequence GTGGCGTCGACCCTCTCCGTCCTCAGCCGGAACCGGAACTTCCGCATCCTCTTCCTCGCCGAACTGGTGGTCTTCGGCGCGGACTGGTTCGTCATGGTGCCCCTGCTGGTGCTCCTGCCGGAGCTGACCGGCAGCGGGGTGTGGGGCGCGCTGGTGCTCGCCGTCGACACCGGGGTCGTGGCGCTCCTGCTGCCGTACACCGGCACCGTCGCCGACCGGTTCGACCGTCGGCGGATCCTCATGGCGGCGAACGGCGCCGCCCTGGTCGGCGCGCTGCTCCTGCTCGCCGTCCGCACCTCCGGCACGGCCTGGCTGGCCATGCTGGCGATCTCGGTGATCGCGGTGGCGAAGGCGTTCTACTCCCCGGCCGCGCAGGCCGCCCTGCCGAACGTCCTCGACCCGGACGAGCTGGCCGCCGGCAACGCCGTCGCCGGTTCCGCCTGGGGCACGATGACCGTGGTCGGGGCGTCCCTGGGCGGCCTGCTCAGCGCGGCCTTCGGCCCGTACGTCTGCTTCTGGGTGGCGGCGGTCGCCCTGGCGCTCGCCGCCGGCCTGACCGCGCTGATCCGCCGGCCGTTGCAGGCGCCCCGTGACCATGCCGAGCCGGCCCAGCGGACCTGGGCGGCGATCCGCGAGGCGCTGGCCTACATCGCCCACCGTCCCCGGGTGCTCGCCCTGGTGACCGTGAAGTCGGCGGTCGGCCTCGGCAACGGGGTGCTGACCGTCTTCCCCCTGCTGGCCGGTCTGTACGGGGTGGGCGCGGTCGGCACGGGCCTCCTCTTCGCCGTCCGGGGCGCGGGGGCGCTGGTCGGCCCGTTCCTGATGCGCCGGGTGCTGACCAACCGCCGCTGGCTGCTGACCGGCCTGGCGCTGTCCATGTCCGCCTACGGCCTCTCCTACGTCGGGGTCTCGTTGACCGGCTGGTTCCCGCTGGTCCTGGTGCTGGTCTTCGTGGCGCACTTCGCCGGGGGCAGCAACTGGGTGATGTCGAACTTCGCGCTCCAGGGCGAGGTGCCGGACCGGTTGCGCGGGCGGGTCTTCGCCACCGACATGATGCTGGCGACCCTGGCCATCTCGGTCAGTCAGCTGGTGGTGGCCGCGCTGATCGACAGCATCGACGAGCGGATCGTGCTGGCCGGCTGCGGGCTGACCACCCTCGTGTACGCGATCGGCTGGCGGATCGCCACCCGGCGGCTCTCGCTGACCGAGCAGGCCCCGGCGGTGGATCCGGTCACGTCCCGGTGA
- the rho gene encoding transcription termination factor Rho produces the protein MSDTTDVTSDVSNVAGEATTAAAPARRRRSGTGLSAMLLPELQSLAASLGISGTARMRKVELISAITERQGGAAAGAPRPRAEVAAAAATPVREEVRAEVRETAEPAAAPAEAEPRPRSRRSRAAATAERAAATAAAAPAVTEAEPREVAAPEVTERPERAERGERVERGERAERNERGDRGERAERGERAERGERAERGERAERGDRNERAERNERGDRGERAERGDRNERTERGERADRNERGERAERGQRGDRDRDTDTDDDGEGGGRRGRRSRFRDRRRGRGERNETGGDTGGGREPQVSEDDVLVPVAGIIDVLDNYAFVRTTGYLAGPNDVYVSMSQVKKYGLRRGDAITGAVRAARDGEQRRDKYNPLVRLDSVNGMEPEEARRRPEFYKLTPLYPQERLRLETEPHILTTRVIDLVTPIGKGQRALIMSPPKAGKTMVLQAIANAITHNNPECHLMVVLIDERPEEVTDMQRSVKGEVVAATFDRPPQDHTTVAELAIERAKRLVELGHDVVVLLDSVTRLGRSYNLAAPASGRIMSGGIDSTALYPPKRFLGAARNIENGGSLTILATALVETGSVMDTVIFEEFKGTGNAELKLDRKIADKRVFPAIDIHTSGTRKEEILLAPEELAINRKLRKVLHSLDSQAALDLLLDKLKQTRTNIEFLMQIAKSTPGE, from the coding sequence TTGAGCGACACCACCGACGTGACGTCGGATGTTTCCAACGTCGCTGGCGAAGCCACCACCGCCGCCGCCCCTGCCCGTCGTCGGCGGAGTGGGACCGGTCTGTCAGCGATGCTGCTGCCGGAGCTGCAGAGCCTGGCCGCGTCGCTCGGCATCTCCGGCACCGCACGCATGCGCAAGGTCGAGCTGATCAGCGCCATCACCGAGCGGCAGGGCGGGGCCGCCGCCGGGGCCCCTCGACCGCGTGCCGAGGTGGCGGCCGCAGCCGCCACGCCGGTCCGTGAGGAGGTCCGGGCGGAGGTGCGGGAGACCGCGGAGCCGGCGGCCGCACCGGCCGAGGCCGAGCCCCGGCCGCGTAGCCGGCGTAGCCGGGCCGCCGCGACCGCCGAACGCGCCGCGGCCACCGCTGCCGCCGCCCCGGCCGTCACCGAGGCGGAGCCGCGCGAGGTTGCCGCCCCGGAGGTCACCGAGCGTCCCGAACGGGCCGAGCGTGGCGAGCGCGTGGAGCGCGGCGAGCGGGCCGAGCGCAACGAGCGTGGTGACCGCGGTGAGCGGGCCGAGCGCGGTGAGCGGGCCGAGCGTGGCGAGCGGGCCGAGCGTGGCGAGCGGGCCGAGCGTGGGGACCGTAACGAGCGGGCCGAGCGCAACGAGCGTGGTGACCGCGGTGAGCGGGCCGAGCGTGGCGACCGTAACGAGCGCACGGAGCGGGGCGAGCGGGCCGACCGTAACGAGCGTGGCGAGCGGGCCGAGCGGGGCCAGCGCGGTGACCGGGACCGCGACACCGACACCGACGACGACGGCGAGGGCGGCGGCCGGCGCGGCCGGCGCAGCCGGTTCCGGGACCGTCGTCGGGGCCGTGGCGAGCGCAACGAGACCGGCGGTGACACCGGCGGCGGGCGTGAGCCCCAGGTCAGCGAGGACGACGTGCTCGTCCCGGTGGCCGGCATCATCGACGTGCTGGACAACTACGCCTTCGTCCGGACCACCGGCTACCTGGCCGGCCCGAACGACGTGTACGTCTCGATGTCCCAGGTCAAGAAGTACGGCCTGCGGCGCGGTGACGCCATCACCGGTGCGGTGCGCGCGGCGCGTGACGGCGAGCAGCGGCGGGACAAGTACAACCCGCTGGTCCGGCTGGACTCGGTCAACGGGATGGAGCCGGAGGAGGCCCGCCGCCGTCCGGAGTTCTACAAGCTCACCCCGCTCTACCCGCAGGAGCGACTGCGGCTGGAGACCGAGCCGCACATCCTCACCACCCGGGTCATCGACCTGGTCACGCCGATCGGCAAGGGTCAGCGGGCGCTGATCATGTCGCCGCCGAAGGCCGGTAAGACCATGGTGTTGCAGGCGATCGCCAACGCGATCACCCACAACAACCCGGAGTGCCACCTGATGGTGGTGCTGATCGACGAGCGGCCCGAAGAGGTCACCGACATGCAGCGCTCGGTCAAGGGCGAGGTCGTGGCGGCCACCTTCGACCGTCCGCCGCAGGACCACACCACCGTCGCCGAGCTGGCGATCGAGCGGGCCAAGCGCCTGGTCGAGCTGGGGCACGACGTGGTCGTGCTGCTCGACTCGGTGACCCGGCTCGGCCGGTCGTACAACCTCGCGGCACCGGCCAGCGGCCGGATCATGTCGGGTGGTATCGACTCGACCGCGCTCTACCCGCCGAAGCGCTTCCTCGGCGCGGCGCGGAACATCGAGAACGGCGGCTCGCTGACCATCCTGGCCACCGCCCTGGTGGAGACCGGTTCCGTCATGGACACGGTCATCTTCGAGGAGTTCAAGGGCACCGGCAACGCGGAGCTGAAGCTGGACCGGAAGATCGCCGACAAGCGGGTCTTCCCGGCCATCGACATCCACACCTCCGGCACCCGTAAGGAGGAGATCCTGCTCGCACCGGAGGAGCTGGCCATCAACCGCAAGCTCCGCAAGGTCCTGCACTCGCTGGACTCGCAGGCGGCGCTGGATCTGCTGCTGGACAAGCTCAAGCAGACCCGGACCAACATCGAGTTCCTGATGCAGATCGCCAAGTCGACGCCGGGCGAGTAA
- a CDS encoding phosphodiester glycosidase family protein yields the protein MRTRSARLAGVLLLTPLLGLAGPPPVVAAPPGADTAAEDVPRASSHPTSVTTLAAAGVAPADGLETAKTTRPVAPGLDLTSFDRYDQQGWLRADALTADLTGDLSVDYVNSGAVSRAEPLRGAADASRAVAAVNGDFFDINNSGAAQGIGIRNGELIQSPVAGHTNAVAVTADGLGRVIQVHFDGTATLPGGPVTLTQFNNMVQGNGIGVFTALWGSYDRGRAVEGAARVTEVAVVDGRVATVADRAGSGPIPAGTTILLGRDAGANALAGLRPGDAVTVAYRPKPSDGSTLHAAVGGGNVLVRDGVVQQIADTSLAPRTSVGFTADGRKMIMLTVDGRQVDSRGVTQTEMGRMMAELGAHHALNLDGGGSSTLLAREPGAPTVQVENSPSDGTERAVPNGLAVYAPEGSGRLTGYWLETAADPTAAPGVSPVRGGRPDRVFPGLTRRLTAAGHDETYGPAAGTPQWRANPAAQGKVDADGVFRASRPGRTTVTASRGAARGTLDLTVLGPLARIDSTVDRVGLDGTGGTGTFGVVGYDAEGNTAPIEPADLSLDYDRDLLRITPTADGNLTVAALRDSGSALVTVTVAGQRTIVPVTVGLTDVPVAGFDDAANWKFSAARATGSVTPVPGRTGTGLKMSYDFGQSTGTRAAYADPPAWIQVPGQPQAFGMWIKGNGTGEWPSLHLHDAQDTQHVLRGPLVTWTDWRYVEFAVPAGVQYPLRVRRFYVAETNAAAKYTSEVIIDDLVAKVSPTVDVPAEPHRTDPVVLRDGTVAGMPWRFAVLSDAQFVAANPDSDLVAQARRTLREVKAAKPDFLVINGDFVDTAYPADFALAKRILDEELGGELPYYYVPGNHEIMGAPIANFEAVFGAPSRVFDHRGTRFVTLNSSTGTLRGGGFDQVRALRTALDSAAGDERIGSVVVLHHHPPRDPGPAKASQLTDRKEAALVEQWLADFQHRTGKGALFVGGHVGTFHADRIDGVPFLINGNAGKGPSSPADQGGFTGWTMVGVDPVTRQEAERARRDPLVEGPRWVAAEFRAHVDRLTLAAPDTVAVGTPGKVTATITQPGGRTVPVAAPVSADWSASPSVLVGDGKVKPWHVARLDPATGTLTALRPAGSVVLAVTVNGVRAEATVRLTAAVSEAAPAA from the coding sequence ATGCGTACCCGATCCGCCCGACTTGCCGGCGTGCTGTTGCTGACGCCGTTGCTCGGCCTGGCCGGTCCGCCCCCGGTCGTCGCCGCGCCGCCCGGGGCCGACACGGCCGCCGAGGACGTCCCCCGCGCCTCCTCCCATCCGACCTCGGTCACCACCCTGGCCGCCGCAGGCGTGGCGCCCGCCGACGGCCTGGAGACCGCGAAGACCACCCGCCCGGTCGCCCCCGGGCTCGATCTGACCTCCTTCGACCGCTACGACCAGCAGGGCTGGCTGCGCGCCGACGCGCTCACCGCCGACCTGACCGGCGACCTGAGCGTCGACTACGTCAACTCCGGCGCGGTCAGCCGGGCCGAGCCGCTGCGCGGCGCGGCGGACGCCTCCCGCGCGGTCGCCGCGGTCAACGGCGACTTCTTCGACATCAACAACTCCGGCGCCGCGCAGGGCATCGGCATCCGTAACGGCGAACTGATCCAGTCGCCGGTCGCCGGACACACCAACGCGGTGGCGGTCACCGCCGACGGGCTCGGCCGGGTGATCCAGGTGCACTTCGACGGCACCGCGACCCTGCCCGGTGGGCCGGTCACCCTGACCCAGTTCAACAACATGGTGCAGGGGAACGGCATCGGCGTCTTCACCGCGCTCTGGGGCTCGTACGACCGGGGCCGGGCGGTGGAGGGCGCGGCCCGGGTCACCGAGGTCGCCGTGGTCGACGGGCGGGTCGCCACCGTCGCCGACCGGGCCGGCAGCGGCCCGATCCCCGCCGGCACCACCATCCTGCTCGGCCGGGACGCCGGAGCGAACGCCCTCGCCGGCCTGCGGCCGGGCGACGCGGTGACCGTCGCCTACCGGCCCAAGCCGTCCGATGGCAGCACCCTGCACGCCGCCGTCGGCGGCGGCAACGTGCTGGTCCGCGACGGCGTGGTGCAGCAGATCGCGGACACCTCCCTCGCGCCGCGCACCTCCGTCGGGTTCACCGCCGACGGACGCAAGATGATCATGCTCACGGTGGACGGCCGGCAGGTCGACAGCCGGGGCGTCACCCAGACCGAGATGGGCCGGATGATGGCCGAACTCGGCGCGCACCACGCGCTCAACCTCGACGGCGGAGGCTCCTCGACGCTGCTCGCCCGGGAGCCCGGCGCGCCGACCGTGCAGGTGGAGAACAGCCCCTCCGACGGCACCGAGCGGGCCGTGCCGAACGGCCTGGCCGTCTACGCGCCCGAGGGCAGCGGCCGGCTCACCGGGTACTGGCTGGAGACCGCCGCCGACCCCACCGCCGCGCCGGGCGTTTCGCCGGTCCGGGGCGGCCGGCCGGACCGGGTCTTCCCCGGCCTGACCCGGCGGCTCACCGCCGCCGGCCACGACGAGACGTACGGCCCGGCGGCCGGCACGCCGCAGTGGCGCGCCAACCCGGCGGCTCAGGGCAAGGTCGACGCCGACGGTGTCTTCCGGGCCAGCCGTCCCGGCAGGACCACCGTCACCGCCTCGCGCGGCGCGGCCCGGGGCACGCTCGACCTCACCGTGCTCGGGCCGCTGGCCCGGATCGACTCCACCGTGGACCGGGTCGGCCTCGACGGCACCGGGGGCACCGGCACCTTCGGCGTGGTCGGTTACGACGCCGAGGGGAACACCGCGCCGATCGAGCCCGCCGACCTCTCCCTCGACTACGACCGCGACCTGCTGCGGATCACGCCCACCGCCGACGGCAACCTGACCGTCGCCGCGCTGCGCGACAGCGGATCCGCCCTGGTCACCGTCACCGTCGCCGGGCAGCGCACGATCGTGCCGGTGACCGTCGGCCTCACCGACGTGCCGGTCGCCGGCTTCGACGACGCGGCGAACTGGAAGTTCAGCGCCGCCCGCGCCACCGGCTCGGTCACGCCCGTGCCCGGCCGCACCGGCACCGGCCTGAAGATGTCGTACGACTTCGGCCAGTCCACCGGCACCCGGGCCGCGTACGCCGACCCGCCGGCCTGGATCCAGGTGCCCGGTCAGCCGCAGGCCTTCGGCATGTGGATCAAGGGCAACGGCACGGGGGAGTGGCCCAGCCTGCACCTGCACGACGCCCAGGACACCCAGCACGTGCTGCGTGGGCCGCTGGTCACCTGGACCGACTGGCGGTACGTCGAGTTCGCCGTGCCCGCCGGCGTGCAGTACCCGCTGCGGGTCCGCCGGTTCTACGTCGCCGAGACCAACGCCGCCGCGAAGTACACCAGCGAGGTGATCATCGACGACCTGGTGGCGAAGGTGTCGCCCACCGTCGACGTACCGGCCGAGCCGCACCGGACCGATCCGGTGGTGCTGCGCGACGGCACCGTGGCCGGGATGCCGTGGCGCTTCGCGGTCCTCTCCGACGCCCAGTTCGTCGCGGCGAACCCGGACAGCGACCTGGTCGCCCAGGCCCGCCGAACGCTGCGCGAGGTCAAGGCGGCGAAGCCGGACTTCCTCGTGATCAACGGGGACTTCGTGGACACCGCCTACCCGGCGGACTTCGCCCTGGCCAAGCGGATCCTCGACGAGGAGCTCGGCGGCGAACTGCCCTACTACTACGTGCCGGGCAACCACGAGATCATGGGCGCCCCGATCGCCAACTTCGAGGCGGTCTTCGGCGCGCCGTCGCGGGTCTTCGACCACCGGGGGACCCGTTTCGTCACGCTGAACAGCTCCACCGGAACCCTGCGCGGCGGCGGCTTCGACCAGGTCCGCGCCCTGCGGACCGCGCTGGACTCCGCGGCCGGTGACGAGCGGATCGGCTCGGTGGTCGTGCTGCACCACCACCCGCCGCGCGACCCCGGCCCGGCCAAGGCCAGCCAGCTCACCGACCGGAAGGAGGCGGCGCTGGTGGAGCAGTGGCTGGCCGACTTCCAGCACCGCACCGGCAAGGGCGCGCTCTTCGTCGGCGGCCACGTGGGCACGTTCCACGCCGACCGGATCGACGGGGTGCCCTTCCTGATCAACGGCAACGCCGGCAAGGGCCCGTCCAGCCCCGCCGACCAGGGCGGGTTCACCGGCTGGACGATGGTCGGGGTGGACCCGGTGACCCGACAGGAGGCCGAACGGGCCCGCCGTGACCCGCTGGTCGAGGGCCCGCGCTGGGTGGCCGCCGAGTTCCGGGCGCACGTCGACCGGCTCACCCTGGCCGCTCCGGACACCGTCGCGGTCGGCACCCCGGGGAAGGTCACCGCGACGATCACGCAGCCCGGTGGTCGTACCGTGCCGGTGGCTGCGCCGGTCAGCGCCGACTGGTCGGCCTCGCCGAGCGTCCTGGTCGGCGACGGCAAGGTCAAGCCCTGGCACGTGGCCCGCCTCGACCCGGCCACCGGCACGCTCACCGCGCTGCGACCCGCCGGCTCGGTGGTGCTCGCGGTGACCGTCAACGGCGTCCGGGCCGAGGCGACCGTGCGCCTCACGGCGGCCGTGTCCGAGGCGGCTCCCGCCGCCTGA